One Rudaeicoccus suwonensis genomic window carries:
- a CDS encoding gamma-glutamyltransferase yields MTSARAAIAAPNALAAQAGLDVIAAGGTAVDAAIAAQAVTYVTEPGIVSALGGAFVNVWPANADPQVIDGNCEMPGRGAAHERFGTGLRNLHLDYGGGITINAGAGSAATPGSFAAYELARARFGAAPWADILAPAIAACRTGFRLGQAAGSYLRLVGPQLYGFDPVTRAQHFVDDEPVGPGARMTNTDLADTLEIVAAEGSSALYTGDIAGAIAAHVQLEGGLIGAADLSAYTAVCRPAGRTRLHDWDVALNPPPSIGGPVLTAMLRLLARRSLAPDELIAVQTEVLQYRHSHLDRAADLTEAGAELLRALQTNNLASLPTSTDTAHVSVVDSEGMACAITTSAGYSSGVTIPGTGLILNNCLGEPELNRRGLHALPPGTRLASNMAPTTARCDDGAVLAIGSPGADRITTALMQVLGRYCLTGDNLQAAIDAPRLHAQPQQSEDGPRIRIDYEPDDEIASAVAQLDCDSMLHEPLAMFFGGVGAALRTANGDLLAAADPRRAAATAIG; encoded by the coding sequence TACGTCACCGAACCAGGCATCGTCAGCGCGCTCGGTGGCGCCTTCGTCAACGTGTGGCCGGCGAATGCCGACCCGCAGGTCATCGACGGCAACTGCGAGATGCCCGGCCGCGGCGCAGCCCACGAGCGCTTCGGCACCGGGTTGCGGAATCTGCATCTCGACTACGGCGGTGGCATCACGATCAACGCCGGAGCTGGATCTGCAGCGACACCAGGGTCTTTCGCGGCATACGAGCTGGCACGTGCCCGATTCGGCGCGGCGCCGTGGGCCGACATCCTGGCGCCGGCGATCGCGGCCTGCCGCACGGGATTCCGGCTCGGCCAAGCCGCGGGCAGCTATCTGCGTTTGGTCGGCCCGCAGCTCTACGGCTTCGACCCGGTCACCCGTGCCCAGCACTTCGTCGACGACGAGCCGGTTGGCCCGGGCGCACGTATGACGAACACCGACCTCGCCGACACACTCGAAATCGTTGCGGCGGAGGGCAGTTCGGCGCTCTACACCGGTGACATCGCCGGCGCCATCGCCGCCCACGTGCAGCTCGAGGGCGGTCTCATCGGTGCCGCCGACCTGTCGGCCTACACAGCGGTATGCCGACCCGCCGGCCGCACGAGGCTGCACGACTGGGATGTCGCGCTCAACCCGCCTCCCTCGATCGGTGGCCCGGTGCTCACCGCCATGCTGCGCCTCCTTGCACGTCGGTCGCTCGCACCCGACGAGCTCATCGCGGTGCAGACCGAGGTGCTGCAATATCGCCACAGCCACCTCGACCGCGCCGCAGATCTGACGGAAGCCGGGGCCGAGCTGTTACGTGCCCTGCAGACGAACAACCTGGCGTCGTTGCCGACGTCGACCGACACCGCTCACGTCTCCGTCGTCGACTCCGAGGGCATGGCCTGTGCGATCACCACGTCGGCGGGCTATTCCTCCGGCGTGACGATCCCCGGCACCGGGCTGATCCTCAACAACTGCCTCGGTGAGCCCGAGCTCAACCGGCGCGGTCTGCACGCCCTGCCGCCGGGCACCCGGCTGGCGTCGAACATGGCGCCGACGACCGCACGCTGCGACGACGGCGCCGTGCTCGCGATCGGCAGTCCCGGCGCCGACCGCATCACCACGGCGCTGATGCAGGTGCTCGGGAGGTACTGCCTCACCGGCGACAACCTGCAGGCGGCAATCGACGCACCCCGGTTGCACGCGCAACCTCAGCAGTCCGAGGACGGTCCCAGAATCCGCATCGACTATGAGCCGGACGACGAGATCGCGTCGGCCGTGGCTCAGCTGGACTGCGATTCCATGCTGCACGAGCCGTTGGCGATGTTCTTCGGCGGCGTCGGAGCAGCCCTGCGCACTGCGAATGGTGATCTGCTGGCAGCTGCGGACCCTCGCCGAGCCGCCGCAACCGCCATCGGCTGA
- a CDS encoding STAS domain-containing protein — MSTTITILRPGSEIAVRGPLDVHSVADVRNALSRAVDDGVGTLTLHLGEAEIGDATGLGVIVGAHHRALRAGRQLVLADASPRLERLLRATKLNRVLAVTHPSSAPASTSRGAALPA; from the coding sequence ATGTCAACCACCATCACGATCCTGCGACCGGGATCGGAGATCGCGGTTCGTGGACCGCTCGACGTCCACTCGGTCGCCGATGTGCGCAACGCGCTCAGCCGGGCTGTCGACGACGGCGTAGGTACGCTGACGCTGCACCTCGGTGAGGCCGAGATCGGTGACGCCACCGGTTTGGGTGTCATCGTGGGCGCGCACCACCGCGCGTTGCGCGCTGGTCGGCAACTGGTGCTGGCGGATGCTTCGCCGCGCCTGGAACGACTGTTGCGTGCCACCAAGCTCAATCGGGTGCTCGCGGTGACACATCCGTCGTCGGCACCTGCGTCCACGTCTCGTGGGGCGGCGCTACCTGCCTGA
- a CDS encoding cob(I)yrinic acid a,c-diamide adenosyltransferase, which produces MVILSRIYTRTGDDGSTALGDFSRTSKNDPRLTAYADTDETGSCIGVAIACGGLRDDLDTMLTRVQNELFDVGADLCTPLVAEPEFPPLRVKQPWIDDLETDCDRLNGEVETLRSFILPGGTPGAAHLHVARTVARRAERSAWAAIEAYGDAEVPAGGEREIGGVNPLTAMYLNRLSDLLFLAARVANLQRGGDVLWQPGGGRETAPDKER; this is translated from the coding sequence ATGGTCATCCTGAGTCGTATCTACACCCGCACCGGCGACGACGGGAGCACCGCCCTCGGCGACTTCAGTCGCACCAGCAAGAACGACCCACGGCTGACGGCCTACGCCGACACCGACGAGACCGGCAGCTGCATCGGGGTCGCCATTGCGTGCGGCGGCTTGCGTGACGATCTGGACACCATGCTCACCCGGGTCCAGAACGAACTCTTCGACGTGGGCGCGGATCTGTGCACCCCACTGGTCGCCGAACCCGAGTTCCCGCCCCTGCGCGTCAAACAGCCCTGGATCGACGACCTCGAAACCGACTGCGACCGCCTGAACGGCGAGGTCGAGACACTTCGCTCGTTCATCCTTCCCGGAGGCACCCCCGGAGCTGCGCACCTGCACGTCGCGCGAACGGTGGCTCGTCGCGCCGAGCGGTCCGCGTGGGCAGCGATCGAGGCGTATGGCGACGCGGAGGTTCCGGCCGGTGGCGAGCGCGAAATCGGCGGCGTGAATCCGTTGACCGCGATGTACCTCAACCGCTTGTCGGACCTGTTGTTCCTGGCAGCCCGAGTGGCCAACCTGCAACGCGGCGGCGACGTCCTGTGGCAGCCCGGCGGCGGCCGAGAGACGGCGCCGGACAAAGAACGCTGA
- a CDS encoding DUF2550 family protein: protein MIATLDGLGVVLACLALLVLAAMIALIVRRRLISRGEPMLLLAVSRSDGWHLGMARLTTASVQWHSIIGVGVRPREVWRRGDLDLGAPSPLEGTRPLAIIDPVQVQCSVDGGSITICLASGDYTALRSWSESAPPGLNANVA from the coding sequence GTGATCGCGACTCTCGATGGGCTGGGGGTCGTACTTGCCTGCCTTGCGTTGCTGGTCCTGGCGGCGATGATCGCGCTCATCGTGCGTCGCCGGTTGATCTCACGCGGGGAGCCCATGCTCCTGCTGGCGGTCTCCCGTAGCGACGGTTGGCATCTGGGAATGGCCCGGCTCACCACGGCCAGCGTTCAGTGGCACTCGATCATCGGCGTCGGTGTGCGTCCCCGAGAGGTATGGCGCAGAGGGGATCTCGACCTCGGCGCTCCCAGCCCGTTGGAGGGCACTCGGCCACTGGCGATCATCGACCCGGTCCAGGTGCAATGCAGCGTCGACGGTGGCTCCATCACCATTTGCCTTGCTTCGGGCGACTACACCGCGCTGCGGTCGTGGTCGGAATCCGCGCCGCCCGGACTCAACGCCAACGTCGCCTGA
- a CDS encoding F0F1 ATP synthase subunit epsilon, with translation MSLTVEIVAADREVWSGEAKQLSCRTVEGDIGILTGHSPLLAVLDSGEMHLDTVDGQRRTLTVDGGFLSVDHDKVTVVAQTVDAPGLDG, from the coding sequence GTGAGCCTCACCGTTGAAATCGTCGCCGCAGATCGTGAAGTCTGGTCCGGTGAAGCAAAGCAGTTGTCCTGCCGGACGGTCGAAGGAGACATCGGCATTTTGACGGGCCACTCGCCGTTGCTCGCTGTGCTCGACTCGGGCGAAATGCACCTGGACACCGTCGACGGGCAGCGCCGGACGCTCACTGTGGACGGCGGCTTCCTGTCGGTGGATCACGACAAGGTGACCGTTGTCGCGCAGACTGTCGACGCCCCGGGCCTCGACGGCTGA